GACGAATGCAGAAACGGCCAAGCAGTGGGACAAAGAGGGTCACGAAAGAAATCCACTCCGTTCGGAGCAGCTCGATGTCCTCGTCTCCATCTTGGCCGACCAATTCACGCCGGGACACTGGATATTGGATTTGGGGTACGGGTCCGGGCAGGTTGAGCAGCTGATTTTTGACCGCATCCCGGGTGCGTCTGTTGTCGGCGTGGATTTCTCTGAAGCGATGATGACATTGGCGGCGGAGCGCTTGAAGGCGTATCCGAATCGGTTCGAAGCGGTCCAGCACAATTTGAGCGAGCTGGATTCGCTGCAACTCCCAAATCATCCCTATCAGTTTGTGATCGCGATTCAATCGCTGCACCATTTGCTTGCGCCGCAGCTGCGGGCTGCTTACGAGTACGTGTACAACACGCTTCCACCTGGGGGGATGTTCCTGCTGCTGGACCGACTGGCGGTTGAGTCAGAGCGCATTTGGCAAGTGATGCACGTGGTCTGGGAGCGGCAGGACCGGTTGTTTCACACCCACGTTTCTTCCCATGAAGGGGAGAGTTTTGACGCGCATGCGCGACGCGTGCGCGAGCGGGGGGATTTTCCGATTTCGTTGTATCAACATCTGACTTGGCTCAAAGAATGCGGATTTGACGCGACATGCGTGCATGTGCATGGAAACAGGGGCCTCTTGGTCGGCGTCAAGCCGTAAGCAGGCAGGCAGACCATGCAAACCGAACCAGTGGGTGGACGCTGACATGCGGACGATGCGCGGCAGACACCAAAAACGCCTTGGAGGGGGACCAAGGCGTTTTTTGGTGACACGGGTTCCGTTGAGGGAATCGGCATCGTGGCAGAACCACGCGTTTCGTTTGCCTTACTGAGCCGTAGCGACGGTCACCGTCAGCGGGGCGATGGTGTCGCCCTGCGGGTCGGTCGCCGTGATGGTCGCGGTTCCCGCACTCATGCCGATGATTTTGCCGTCTGTTGTGACTTCAACGACGGACGGATTGGATGAGGCGTACGTAACCGTACCCGCGTAGGGTGCGTTGCTGGCGTCCACAGCTTGCAGCGAATCGATTGCGGACGCTGTTCCGTTGTACACCGAGAGCGTGACCGGTCCCGTGACAGCGGTGCCGCCGTTCAAGGCCTCAATCGAGACAGGGCCCAGCGTCCCGCCGGTGAATGGGGTGCTGCCATCGTAGCTGACCGAGAGAGAGATCGCACCACTTTGCAAACTGGGCAGGTCCGGAACCGTCAAGGTGGCAAGGGTTCCACTGGCGTCCAGGCTCGCATTGGTGACGGACAGCGTGCCGGTCGAATCGGTGACGGTAAAGTCGCTCGGGTCGACGCTGGATACAGGTGCGCTGAGTGTAACCACGATTTGGCCGGGGGTTTCGTCGACGGCCGTCGCGATGATCGAAGACGCGGCAGCAGGCAGTTGAACGTTCAGGGTTCCTTGTTTGCTATTGTACTGGTACGTGTAGCCGAGTGCCTTCAAAATGGCCTCCACATCGGAGATGCGCAGGTACGAGGTGGCTGTCGCGCCCTTCACCGGCGGTTTCTCGACGAGGTGCGGGAGTTTCATCACCGTTTGCCCGTCGGCCACGACGTTGGCATCACCCGAGGTTTTCGCCGGCAGTTGTGACGCATCCAGTCCGCTGTTCAAGAGGTAGAGTGTATGACCGACCCACAGCGCGTTCGCGTTGACTTGGTTCAGAAGCTGCACGACCGCATACGCGGAGACCCACTGTGCACTCTGGTACGTGAACCCTTCAACCTTGGTTAGACCGTACTGAGGGGTTCCGTCGACTTCAAATGTGTCGTGTGACCAGGCCTTGCTCGGGACCGACACGGTCTTGGCCATGGCCGCCGGCGCAAACGCGCCGAGGATGATCGAAGATGCTGCTGCGATGGTGAGCAGTGTCCGCTTCAAACGATTTTCCTCCTTAACCCGTAATCTGGTTGATCTGTGCCTGGCTTTTCGCTTCTATGCTCTTTGGGAGCGGCAGGAAGTTCACATACGACAGGTATTTGGATTGATTGCCTCCGGTTGGGCTGATGGCCCAGTTCAGGAACTTGCGAAGGGCAGCCGCCTTGGTGGCGTTTGGCTGGTGCTTGTTGATAATGGCGTACTCAAAGTTGACGATGGGATACGAAGTCTTGCCTGGGGCATAAATGAGGGAGTACGCCTCATTTTTCGGCACCTTGCTGACGACGGCGTTCACGTCGGCCGAGATATTTGCGCTCGTGGGCAGTTCAAAATTCCCGGTCCGGTTCTCGAGTGCGGCGTAGCCGATGGACTTATTTGCAGCCAGGGCTGTTTTCAAGTAGCTGATGCCAACGTACGAAATGGAATACGGGTTGTTCTTCAGGGCGGTGACAATGCCGCTGTTCCCTGAAGCGCCAAGGGAACCGGATACCGCTGGCCAGGATGGCAGGGTGCTTTCGTTGACCTGAGACTTCCACTGCGCATTCGTGTCGGTTAAGTACGACGTGAAGAGGAAGGAGTCACCGCTGCTGTCCGACCGGTGCACCAGGATGATTTTATGGTTCGGAAGTTTCACGCCTTTGTTCAGATTCTGGATTTGCGAGTTGTCCCAATTCGTAATTTTGCCGAGATAGATTTGCGCGAGCACATTCCCGGACAGTTTCAGGTGGGTGGACTGGCTGATGCCCGGCAGGTTATACATCACTTGCTGGGCGGAAACGGCCAACGGAATGTTTTCCATGTTGGGCATCGCCTGAAGGGTTGCAGGCGGGAGATAGGCGTCAGATGCACCAATGTCGACAAGACCTTTCTCTGCATCCGTGATGCCGGTGCCGCTGCCGGTAGAAGCCGGGCGGATGGTGACGCCGGCGGCCTTCTGATATGCGCTGTCCCACTCGTTGGTGAATAACGGATACATCAAAGACGACCCAGACTCTGTCAACACCGTGGAAGCCAGTGCCGTCGGTGCTGCCACCGCAGCAGTGGACAGCATGCTCGCCGTCACGGCGAACCCCGTTACGTACTTGATGAACGTTTTGTTCATACCCCTCGAGACCTCCAATTTTTTCTTTGAATGGATTACGGGAAAAGCATAGATTGGGCTTGTAAATTTCTCGTGTGTAATTTGTCAACGACTGTGGATAGCGTGAAAAGATTACGTGTGGTTTTTGTAAACATAGAATAGAGTCGCGTGGGCAAACCAAAAACGGGCGGCCTCGGCCGCCCGTCGTACCAATTCCGATGGTTGATTCGCTCAGAGGGTTCGTTCGCTCGGCGCGTTAGAACATGCGTTTTACAACGGTAATATGGTCGTACCAGTAGGAACCAGGTTTCAACGGGAGGTAACCGACTTTCTTCAAACCGCCGCCTTCCTGAATCATCTCGCCGTTGCCGGCATAGATGCCCACATGACCGCCGTCGTTAAACACGACCAGGTCGCCCGGCTGCATATCTTGCGTTGGGACTGCCACCCCCACACGCTTGTACTGTGTCTGCGAGGCGGTGCTCATGTCGTAACCCAGTGCGTGGTGGTATACATATTCGGTGAAGTTGGAGCAGTCAAAGCCCGTCTGGCCGCGGTCTTCATTGTGCCCCCATTCGTACGGAGTGCCAAGCTTGCTTTCCGCGACCTGCAGCACGGCGTTCAACTTGGTCTGGTAGCTTGCGTCCAGCGGTGCCAGCGGTGTGATGTTTGGATCCAAGGTCACGCCCGGTGGCAGCAGGCCACCGAGGCTTTCGTACGTCCCCGAAGCAACCATCGAGGCGGACGAAGCGGTTGCTGGCGTACTCGTGCTGGCAGCTTGTCCAGCCGTTCCGGATGTCGATGCTGCCGATCCCGATACGGCCTGTGTCCAGTAGGTGTTGCGCGTGATATAACCGACCCGGTCTTGTTCGTCTTCCACATGCCACCAGTACGCGTTGCTGCCTGTCAAGACGCGGAGTTTGGTGCCTGTAGGTTCCAGCGCGATGCGGCTCGCCCCGGTGTGGGCCGCCGTTATGAGATAAGCGGCGCGATCTACCTCGACCGTGGTGGTCGTCGTGGCTGCATTCGCCAAGCCCGCAAAAGTTCCAATGGATACCACGGCGGTAACGCCAGACAAAATCATGCGAAGCATTCGTTTCGAGTCACGCTGCTGCATGCTGCTCCCCCTTGTGCCTCCGGGGTTAGTTGACGGGTTTGGGCAGGGAGTGCCCTCGTGTCGAAACACTTTCACCCCAAAAAGAAATTCCCCCGTACCTGTTCGGATTCGGCGTAGTTTTGAGCTTTCAAGGGAAAGCCTATCATGGATGGCTGCTAGACTTCATTACAAAAATAATGGCAGCATGGCTCCAAACCTGCGAGCGTGGTGGCATTCTGCCGGGTTTGGCCGGCCTCATCAGACGCTTCGCTCGGAGGCTGCGTCGGTCTGCTCGATCCTTGGCGGCCGGCGGCTGGGACGTGCGGAGACGAGGCTGTGCAGCACCATGCCAATGACGACCAGCGCCACGCCGACATACCCCAGCGCGGAGGTGGTCGTGTCTGGGAGGAGGAGACGTTCGCCGAACAAGGTGAACACCACCTCCCCGGACTGCGTGGCTTCGACGGCGGCGAGGTGGTGCAGGTTGTGCCGGGCCAGGTCGGTCGCCGTGAAGAAGAGTACCGTCGCGATAACCCCGGAAAACAGGGCCACGATGAAACTTTGCAGAACCTGGCCAGGGGCCGGCAGACCGTGCGAGATCCACTGATACACACTCAGGATGACCCACAGCGGCAGGCTGGCAATGGTCATGCCGAGCGTGCGCTGCCAGGCATCCAGCCGGTCGCCGCACAGCGCCATCATCTTGCGGTTTCCGAGCGGATAGGCGAACGCCGCAACGAGGATGGGGACAATCCCCAGCACCAGCCCGCGCGGACTCACGTGTCCAGCGCGGGACAGTTCCATGATGGCGATGCCGGCCAGAATGATGAGCGACATACCCATGCCTGAAAGGGGGATGGAAGGCCTGACTTTCATCACGATGTCCCCTGTGCGCACGGTTTCGTAGACGAGCGGCGCGACCAGCGAACCGGCAACAATGGTGAATTGCCAGGTGCCTGCGACCAGCCACGCCGGGCTGTAGGCAGCGGCGAAGCAGAGCGGTGCGTAGAACAAGCCGAACCCCACGAAACTCCACCACAGCCATGACCATGGGTGTATCCTGATTTCCCCGAGCAGTGGGCGCAGGTTGCGGCGTGATCCGACAATCAGTAACAACAGAGGCAGCATGAACAAGTACCGGAGCGAAGCGCTCCAAATCCAACTGCCGCCATCGGAACTCATCAGTCGATTCAGGACAAAGGTAACCGCAAAGAAGAAAGATGAGAGAATGCCAATGGCAACAGCTTTCATGATGTCCTCCCGCAGGAAAGTGTGGTTAAATTCGTTATAACACAGGACGAAGACGGCTGTCTTTGGAGAGGGTGAATCTTTACCTGAAAGACTGATAATTCGTCTTGGACCGGACAAGATACCCCTGATGAATCATGACTTCTTCGGCGGGGGGATTCTTACACATGAACGCAAGGCGCGTCGCGTCCCCGGAAGAAGGACAAGCCGGCTGACATGGTGTGAAACACGGTCAAGTTTCGAACTCCTTGTTACAGGTCGGCACTTTTCCCCCGAATGGGCTTGTTTCAAGGTACAATTGGGGGGAGTAAACCATGGGAGGGAATGCTGTGACTCGCCCTGGGAAGCGGATGGTTCTGTACGCTGGAGGACTTCTTCTGGTGTGTGTGGTCGTTGCCTTGGTCTGGACCGTTCGAGGTGTCAAACATGACTCGGCAGCGCACACGAAGGGCGGAAAGTCCCCCAGTGTGGTCATCACGGTGGCCCCTGCAGAGCCGGTTGCGCAATACCGCCAGGATACGATTTACAAGACGACAGAACAGTTGCTTGCAGAGCCTCCTGACCAGCAGTTGGATGCCTCCGCGTTTGTCCAGTACGTGTACGCGCGAGCAGGAATTTCACTCCCACGTACTGTACAGGAGCAAGCGCAAACGGGAACGCCCATTTCTGATCCAGCCCAGTTGCATAAGGGTGACCTGGTCTTCTTCAGTGATTCGCCCACTGATACACAGGTGACGTTTGATGGGATTTACATCGGCAACGACACGGTGGCTGCGCTGACCACACACGGCTTGCAGACGTTCAAAATCTCCGACGCATATTGGCAGCCCTTGTTTCGGTTCGGCGTGACGCCGTCACAGGCATCGTCGGGATAAGCATGGCTGCGCGTGCAAGCTCGGCTGCGTGCCGAGGTCCCGTCAAGAAAGTTTCTTGAAAAAGTCCCGTGGATTCAGTTCCGTAAATCAGTCCCGCAAATCACGCGGAAAAATTAGAGGGAATTTCAAGGGAGACGCACTATGATGAGACTGTGCTTGTGAACGAGTTTCCCCCTTTACTTGAACAATGGCCCATCGGCTGTTGTTCTTTTTTTGTGTTTTTGAACGCCCCTACGAACGCCCCGAACGTGCAGCACGTGCATTCCAGACCCTCCAGTGTGTATCATTGAAAGATGGGAGGGGGGGAATCAACATTTCAACAAATGCAGCACCAGCACCGGTAGAACAAGGTTTCCGCAATCAGCAATTGCTGTGGGCACTTGGCTTCGGCGGCTTTTTGGTCAATTCGGACAATCGGGCCATTGCGCCGATGCTGGCGGCCATCGCCATCGCGCTGCACACCACGCCGTCAGCGGCCGCGCTCCTCGTCACGGCCTACTCGATTCCCTATGGTGTGTTTCAGCTGGCTTATGGACCGCTGGCCGACCGGATTGGCAAGGTTCGAACCATCGTGTTGTCTCTGTGTTTGTTCGCGCTCGGTACCGTTGGTTGTGCGGTGGTACATCGTTTTTCTGCGCTCTTGGTGCTGCGGGTGCTGACCGGCATGTTTGCGGCCGGCATCATTCCGACCAGCCTGGCGCAAATTGGCGACCGTTTTGCGTATGCAGAGCGCTCCAAAGCGATTGCCTTCTTTATGTCGCTGTGCACCTCCGGCCAGGCGCTCGGCATTGTCATTGGGGGCATTGTGGCGCAATTTCTCAGCTATCGTTTTCTGTTTTTGATTCTTGGGGTGGCCGCGCTGCCTGCCCTGTGGACACTGCTTCGCCAGCGTGCGGCGGAAACCACCCCGCAATCGGCGCCGCCGAGCCTCCCGCTCGCGGACCGTTATAAAGCGCTGCTCCGCCGGCGGTTTGTGTGGCTGATTTATGGACTGGTCCTGGCGGAAGGGCTGGTGTTTTACGGGGGGTTCACATTCCTCGGGGTGTACGGGGTGAACAACCTGCACCTTTCGTATTTTGTCATTGGACTCCTGACCGCGACGTACAGTCTCGGCGCGTTCGCCGGCAGCCGCACGATTGCCCCGCTCGTGGCGCGAATTGGTACGCGGCGCATGCCCATTTTCGGGGCGGGTATCCTGACTTGCGGGTTTGCAATCATCTGGGGCTGGCCGACCGTGCCCGCCCTGACGCTCGGGTTCATTGTGCTTGGCTTCGGATTTAGTTACTGCCACTCGACCTTGCAGACGTTCGCGACGGATTTGCTGCCGAGCGCGCGGGCAACAGCGATGTCCTTGTTCGCATTCTCGCTGTTTCTCGGCAGCGGCCTGGGCCCAATGGTGACCGGCCGCATCTACGATGTGCTGGGTATGCACTGGATGCTCGGCTTGGTGACCGCCGGCATGGGGGGATTTGCGCTGTGCTGTTTGACCCTGCTGCAGCAAAAGCAGAGATCCGATCACACCACCACGTTGTCCGTATGAATGAGCACACAGAGAGACGGCGGCGCAGGTCCAAACCGGGCGTTCGCTGCCCGCTGCGGGACCACCGCCCAGAGAGGGTGAGGTATCGTGATCACGCACGTGATCTGGGACTTAGGAGATA
Above is a genomic segment from Alicyclobacillus cycloheptanicus containing:
- a CDS encoding MFS transporter; translation: MKDGRGGINISTNAAPAPVEQGFRNQQLLWALGFGGFLVNSDNRAIAPMLAAIAIALHTTPSAAALLVTAYSIPYGVFQLAYGPLADRIGKVRTIVLSLCLFALGTVGCAVVHRFSALLVLRVLTGMFAAGIIPTSLAQIGDRFAYAERSKAIAFFMSLCTSGQALGIVIGGIVAQFLSYRFLFLILGVAALPALWTLLRQRAAETTPQSAPPSLPLADRYKALLRRRFVWLIYGLVLAEGLVFYGGFTFLGVYGVNNLHLSYFVIGLLTATYSLGAFAGSRTIAPLVARIGTRRMPIFGAGILTCGFAIIWGWPTVPALTLGFIVLGFGFSYCHSTLQTFATDLLPSARATAMSLFAFSLFLGSGLGPMVTGRIYDVLGMHWMLGLVTAGMGGFALCCLTLLQQKQRSDHTTTLSV
- a CDS encoding DMT family transporter yields the protein MKAVAIGILSSFFFAVTFVLNRLMSSDGGSWIWSASLRYLFMLPLLLLIVGSRRNLRPLLGEIRIHPWSWLWWSFVGFGLFYAPLCFAAAYSPAWLVAGTWQFTIVAGSLVAPLVYETVRTGDIVMKVRPSIPLSGMGMSLIILAGIAIMELSRAGHVSPRGLVLGIVPILVAAFAYPLGNRKMMALCGDRLDAWQRTLGMTIASLPLWVILSVYQWISHGLPAPGQVLQSFIVALFSGVIATVLFFTATDLARHNLHHLAAVEATQSGEVVFTLFGERLLLPDTTTSALGYVGVALVVIGMVLHSLVSARPSRRPPRIEQTDAASERSV
- a CDS encoding C40 family peptidase — protein: MQQRDSKRMLRMILSGVTAVVSIGTFAGLANAATTTTTVEVDRAAYLITAAHTGASRIALEPTGTKLRVLTGSNAYWWHVEDEQDRVGYITRNTYWTQAVSGSAASTSGTAGQAASTSTPATASSASMVASGTYESLGGLLPPGVTLDPNITPLAPLDASYQTKLNAVLQVAESKLGTPYEWGHNEDRGQTGFDCSNFTEYVYHHALGYDMSTASQTQYKRVGVAVPTQDMQPGDLVVFNDGGHVGIYAGNGEMIQEGGGLKKVGYLPLKPGSYWYDHITVVKRMF
- a CDS encoding class I SAM-dependent methyltransferase — its product is MTQDWTNAETAKQWDKEGHERNPLRSEQLDVLVSILADQFTPGHWILDLGYGSGQVEQLIFDRIPGASVVGVDFSEAMMTLAAERLKAYPNRFEAVQHNLSELDSLQLPNHPYQFVIAIQSLHHLLAPQLRAAYEYVYNTLPPGGMFLLLDRLAVESERIWQVMHVVWERQDRLFHTHVSSHEGESFDAHARRVRERGDFPISLYQHLTWLKECGFDATCVHVHGNRGLLVGVKP
- a CDS encoding C40 family peptidase codes for the protein MTRPGKRMVLYAGGLLLVCVVVALVWTVRGVKHDSAAHTKGGKSPSVVITVAPAEPVAQYRQDTIYKTTEQLLAEPPDQQLDASAFVQYVYARAGISLPRTVQEQAQTGTPISDPAQLHKGDLVFFSDSPTDTQVTFDGIYIGNDTVAALTTHGLQTFKISDAYWQPLFRFGVTPSQASSG
- the pstS gene encoding phosphate ABC transporter substrate-binding protein PstS; protein product: MNKTFIKYVTGFAVTASMLSTAAVAAPTALASTVLTESGSSLMYPLFTNEWDSAYQKAAGVTIRPASTGSGTGITDAEKGLVDIGASDAYLPPATLQAMPNMENIPLAVSAQQVMYNLPGISQSTHLKLSGNVLAQIYLGKITNWDNSQIQNLNKGVKLPNHKIILVHRSDSSGDSFLFTSYLTDTNAQWKSQVNESTLPSWPAVSGSLGASGNSGIVTALKNNPYSISYVGISYLKTALAANKSIGYAALENRTGNFELPTSANISADVNAVVSKVPKNEAYSLIYAPGKTSYPIVNFEYAIINKHQPNATKAAALRKFLNWAISPTGGNQSKYLSYVNFLPLPKSIEAKSQAQINQITG
- a CDS encoding Ig-like domain-containing protein, which codes for MKRTLLTIAAASSIILGAFAPAAMAKTVSVPSKAWSHDTFEVDGTPQYGLTKVEGFTYQSAQWVSAYAVVQLLNQVNANALWVGHTLYLLNSGLDASQLPAKTSGDANVVADGQTVMKLPHLVEKPPVKGATATSYLRISDVEAILKALGYTYQYNSKQGTLNVQLPAAASSIIATAVDETPGQIVVTLSAPVSSVDPSDFTVTDSTGTLSVTNASLDASGTLATLTVPDLPSLQSGAISLSVSYDGSTPFTGGTLGPVSIEALNGGTAVTGPVTLSVYNGTASAIDSLQAVDASNAPYAGTVTYASSNPSVVEVTTDGKIIGMSAGTATITATDPQGDTIAPLTVTVATAQ